DNA from Amorphoplanes friuliensis DSM 7358:
GGTACGCAACCAGTACCCGTCCATGAACCAGTATTTCACCGAGCACTCCGGTGGCACCTGGGTCGGCAATCAGCAGGCCGAGGACATGAACAACCTCATCGACTACACGCGGAACTGGGCCCGGTCGTGGACCAAGTGGAGTCTTGCCGTCGACCAGAACATGGGTCCGCACAACGGCGGCTGCGGCACCTGCACCGGCCTGGTCACCGTGCACAACGGGGACGGGCGCAGCGGACAGGTCGACTACACCATCGAGTACTACACGATGGGGCACCTGACGAAGTTCGTGAAGCCGGGTGCGGTGCGGGTCGATTCCACCGCCAATTCGACCGTGAAGAACGTCGCGTGGAAGAACACCGACGGGTCGAAGGCGCTGATCGCGTACAACACCAGTGGCAGTGCGCAGACCGTGAAGGTGAACTGGGGCGGGCAGTCCTTTGTGTACAGCCTGCCGACGAAAACTTCGGCCACGTTCACCTGGGGTGGCTCGCAGGGTGGCACTACTCCGCCCGTACAGAAGACGGGGTCGATCTCGGGTCTGGGCGGAAAGTGCCTGGACGTGACCGACGGCTCGACCACCAACGGCAATCTGCCGCAGCTCTGGACCTGCACGGCCGGCCCGAATCAGACCTGGACCGTCGGCAGTGACAACACCATTCGGGGCCTCGGGAAGTGCCTCGACGTGTCGGGCAATTCGACCGCGAACGGTGCGGCTGTGCACCTCTGGGATTGCATCGACACCGTCGCCAGCCAGAAGTGGACCGCGAGCAACGGGACCCTGGTGAACACCGCGTCCGGCAAGTGCCTGGACGTCAAGGACAGCAACACCGCGAACGGCGCCAAGCTGCAGATCTGGACCTGCACCGGTGCCGCCAACCAGAAGTGGAACGTGCCCGCATGAAGCGCCGGACAGCTTTTCTCGCCATAGCCGGAGTGGTCGGCGCTCTGGGCGTCGCCGGCGTCACCAATGCCATGGCTGCGACGACCGGCACGATCACCGGTCTCGGTGGCAAATGCCTCGACGTGACCGACGGTTCGACCGCCAACGGCAATCTGCCGCAGCTCTGGACCTGTTCGGGCGGCCCGAACCAGTCCTGGACGATTGCCGACAACGGCTCGATCCAGGGCCGCGGCAAATGCCTCGACGTGGCGAACAATTCCACGGCAGACGGCGGAACCGTGCACCTCTGGGACTGCTACGACACCGTGGCCAGCCAGAAGTGGACCGTCAGCAACGGCGCCCTGGTCAACACCGCGTCGGGCAAATGCCTCGACGTCAAGGACAACAGCACGGCCAACGGCGCCAAACTCCAGATCTGGTCCTGTACGGGTGCGGCAAACCAGAAGTGGACAACAGCTGCTGGTGGTGGCGGTGGTGGCACAACGCCTCCTCCCACGACTGGTGGCCCGGGTGCCAAGGCGGTCGCGCCGTACTACTACACCGGCTGGGGCAACCCGCCGAACCTCACCACCGTCAAGAACGCAACGGGCGTCACCTGGTTCACGATGGCGTTCATGCTCAACAGCGGTAATTGCGACCCGAAATGGGACGGCAGCCGCCCTTTGACCGGCGGTGCCGACCAGACCGCGATCAACACCATTCGCGCGAACGGCGGTGACGTCGTCATTTCCTTCGGCGGCGCGGCCGGGCCGTGGCTCGAGCACTACTGCACCAGCGCGACGGCGCTCGCCGGGGCGTACCAGAAGGTCATCAACGCTTATGGCCTCAAGGCGATCGACATCGACATCGAGGGCACGCCCTACAACACGCCGGCGGACCAGCAGAAGACCGTCGACGCCCTGAAGATTGTCAAGGCGAACAACCCCGGGATCACGACCTACATCACGCTCGGGAGCGGCACGAGCGGCCCGGACAACTCGCTGATCAACCGCGCGGCGGGCGCCGGCCTGCAGGTCGACGGCTGGGGCATCATGACCTTCGACTGGGGCAACACCACCGGCAACCAGGGATCCCTCACGATCCAGGCCGCCGACGCCCTCAAGAACAAGCTCAAGACCGCGTACGGCTACAGCGACGCGGACGCGTACCGGCACGTGGGCATCTCGTCCATGAACGGCATCACGGACGAGAAGGCCGTCGTGTCGCTGGACAACATGCGGGCCATCACCGCGTACGCACAGCAGCACCAGATCGCCCGGCTCACCTTCTGGTCGCTGAACCGCGACCGGCAGTGCTCCGGCGCGTACCCGAACGACGACACCTGCAGTGGCGTTTCGCAGTCCGCGTACGAGTTCACGAAGATCATTTCGGCGTACAAGGGCTGACGCCTCCGGATCGGAAGGCCCGCGGGCAGCGGTGGGTGCCGCCCGCGGGCCTTCCCCGTTTTTTGTCGTACGTGTCGGGCAAGCTGTCGGTATGCACGCGATCACGATCGAGCAGCCCGGCAGCTTCACCTGGGCCGAGGTCCCGGACCCCACACCCGCCGAGGGTGAGGTGGTCGTCGAGGTGACCGCCTCCGCGGTCAACAGGGCCGACGTGATGCAGCGTCAGGGCCATTACCCACCGCCCCCGGGCGCCCCGCCCTACCCGGGCCTCGAATGCTCCGGCGTGATCACCGCTGTGGGCCCGGGCGTCACCGGCCACCACGTGGGCGAGCGTGTCTGTGCCCTGCTTGCCGGCGGTGGTTACGCAGAGCAGGTCGCAGTGCCCGCGGGCCAGTT
Protein-coding regions in this window:
- a CDS encoding ricin-type beta-trefoil lectin domain protein, producing MKRRTAFLAIAGVVGALGVAGVTNAMAATTGTITGLGGKCLDVTDGSTANGNLPQLWTCSGGPNQSWTIADNGSIQGRGKCLDVANNSTADGGTVHLWDCYDTVASQKWTVSNGALVNTASGKCLDVKDNSTANGAKLQIWSCTGAANQKWTTAAGGGGGGTTPPPTTGGPGAKAVAPYYYTGWGNPPNLTTVKNATGVTWFTMAFMLNSGNCDPKWDGSRPLTGGADQTAINTIRANGGDVVISFGGAAGPWLEHYCTSATALAGAYQKVINAYGLKAIDIDIEGTPYNTPADQQKTVDALKIVKANNPGITTYITLGSGTSGPDNSLINRAAGAGLQVDGWGIMTFDWGNTTGNQGSLTIQAADALKNKLKTAYGYSDADAYRHVGISSMNGITDEKAVVSLDNMRAITAYAQQHQIARLTFWSLNRDRQCSGAYPNDDTCSGVSQSAYEFTKIISAYKG